The Longimicrobium sp. genome has a window encoding:
- the hisH gene encoding imidazole glycerol phosphate synthase subunit HisH — MSRVTILDYGAGNLRSVAKAFEHEGAGVVLTADPAEAKRAERLVLPGQGHFGQCMTRLMDAGLDDAVREHVASGRPFLGICVGMQLLFDESEEAPDVRGLGLLPGPVQRLRTDLPLPHVGWNSVEFIRAAESDPLLTGVAGPEPRYFYHVHSYGVLESDGEHVLGRCVYDDAFASIVGRNNVWGIQFHPEKSQEDGLRILRNFAGM; from the coding sequence GTGAGCCGCGTCACCATCCTCGACTACGGCGCGGGGAACCTGCGCTCCGTGGCCAAGGCGTTCGAGCACGAGGGCGCCGGCGTCGTCCTCACCGCCGACCCGGCCGAGGCGAAGCGCGCGGAGCGGCTCGTCCTCCCCGGCCAGGGCCATTTCGGGCAGTGCATGACGCGGCTGATGGATGCCGGGCTGGACGACGCCGTCCGCGAGCACGTCGCCAGCGGCCGCCCGTTCCTGGGCATCTGCGTGGGGATGCAGCTGCTGTTCGACGAAAGCGAGGAGGCGCCGGACGTCCGCGGGCTGGGGCTGCTCCCGGGCCCGGTGCAGCGGCTGCGGACGGATCTCCCGCTGCCGCACGTCGGCTGGAATTCCGTCGAGTTCATCCGCGCCGCGGAGAGCGATCCGCTGCTGACGGGCGTGGCGGGACCGGAGCCGCGCTACTTCTACCACGTGCACAGCTACGGCGTGCTGGAGAGCGACGGCGAGCACGTCCTCGGCCGCTGCGTCTACGACGACGCGTTCGCCAGCATCGTGGGCCGCAACAACGTCTGGGGCATCCAGTTCCACCCCGAGAAGAGCCAGGAGGACGGGCTCCGCATCCTGCGCAACTTCGCGGGGATGTAG
- the hisB gene encoding imidazoleglycerol-phosphate dehydratase HisB, with amino-acid sequence MSRTATRERKTRETEIRVSLDLDGAGEARVQTGIGFFDHMLDALARHSGMSLEVDCRGDLHIDQHHTVEDVGIVIGGCVLDALGDKRGIARFADATVPLDEALVRAVVDVSGRPFLHFDVPLPCDQMRIGEFDASLSAEFWRAFATEARITMHLDGNRGDNAHHIVEATFKAAARALGAAVRIDPRRADMVPSTKGAL; translated from the coding sequence ATGAGCCGCACGGCCACGCGGGAGCGGAAGACGCGCGAGACGGAGATCCGCGTCTCGCTCGACCTGGACGGCGCCGGCGAAGCGCGGGTGCAGACGGGGATCGGCTTCTTCGACCACATGCTCGACGCGCTCGCCCGCCACTCGGGGATGAGCCTCGAGGTCGACTGCCGCGGCGATCTCCACATCGACCAGCACCACACGGTGGAGGACGTGGGGATCGTGATCGGCGGGTGCGTGCTGGACGCGCTCGGCGACAAGCGCGGGATCGCGCGGTTCGCCGACGCCACGGTGCCGCTGGACGAGGCGCTGGTGCGCGCGGTGGTGGACGTCTCCGGACGCCCGTTCCTGCACTTCGACGTGCCGCTCCCCTGCGACCAGATGCGCATCGGCGAGTTCGACGCGTCGCTCTCCGCCGAGTTCTGGCGCGCGTTCGCCACCGAGGCGCGGATCACGATGCACCTGGACGGCAACCGCGGCGACAACGCGCACCACATCGTGGAGGCCACGTTCAAGGCCGCCGCCCGCGCGCTGGGCGCCGCCGTGCGCATCGACCCGCGCCGCGCGGACATGGTCCCGTCGACCAAGGGCGCGCTGTGA
- the hisC gene encoding histidinol-phosphate transaminase: MDLSSKLLEQMTDVQQASEAEIESALRWIKPSVRSLGAYTLRPYEPRIKLNQNESPYDVPGELKRRIAKRLKDRPWNRYPPFVASNFIQAVSEATHWPSDGILVANGSNELIQAILAVTVGAGTTVVIPEPTFTLYRLMTEVHAGAVASVPLTDELRFDVDAIVRSARETDAAVVVLCTPNNPTGCWLTEDEILRVHDDTDALVLLDQAYVEFGGFDAIPLLDARPRLVVLRTFSKAMALAGLRAGYMLAHPALAAEVHKAKLPYNINFFTEVAAAEVLRGRALLAENVAHIRAERDRLLREMRGTPGIRVYDSAANFVLFRVDAPGITHTQLFDRLLKEHGILVRDVSKYVMLERCLRVNAGTPDETGAFLDALRSIMGDAR; encoded by the coding sequence GTGGATCTATCGTCGAAGCTGTTGGAGCAGATGACGGACGTGCAGCAGGCGTCGGAGGCGGAGATCGAGAGCGCGCTGCGGTGGATCAAGCCGTCGGTGCGCTCGCTGGGCGCGTACACCCTCCGGCCGTACGAGCCGCGCATCAAGCTCAACCAGAACGAGAGCCCGTACGACGTTCCCGGCGAGCTGAAGCGCCGCATCGCCAAGCGGCTGAAGGACCGGCCGTGGAACCGCTATCCCCCGTTCGTCGCCAGCAACTTCATCCAGGCGGTGAGCGAGGCCACGCACTGGCCGTCGGACGGTATTCTCGTGGCCAACGGCAGCAATGAGCTGATCCAGGCCATCCTCGCCGTCACCGTCGGCGCGGGCACCACCGTCGTCATCCCCGAGCCCACGTTCACGCTCTACCGGCTGATGACGGAGGTGCACGCGGGCGCCGTGGCCTCCGTGCCGCTGACGGACGAGCTGCGCTTCGACGTGGACGCCATCGTCCGCTCCGCGCGCGAGACCGACGCGGCCGTGGTCGTCCTCTGCACGCCGAACAATCCCACCGGCTGCTGGCTGACCGAGGACGAGATCCTGCGCGTTCACGACGACACGGACGCGCTGGTCCTGCTCGACCAGGCGTACGTGGAGTTCGGGGGATTCGACGCGATCCCGCTCCTCGACGCCCGCCCCCGCCTCGTCGTCCTGCGCACCTTCAGCAAGGCGATGGCGCTCGCGGGACTCCGCGCCGGGTACATGCTGGCGCACCCCGCGCTCGCGGCAGAGGTGCACAAGGCCAAGCTGCCGTACAACATCAACTTCTTCACCGAGGTCGCCGCGGCCGAGGTGCTGCGGGGGCGGGCGCTGCTGGCGGAGAACGTCGCCCACATCCGCGCCGAGCGCGACCGGTTGCTGCGCGAGATGCGCGGCACGCCTGGCATCCGCGTGTACGACAGCGCGGCCAACTTCGTGCTCTTCCGCGTCGACGCGCCGGGGATCACCCACACGCAGCTGTTCGATCGCCTCCTGAAGGAGCACGGGATCCTGGTGCGCGACGTGAGCAAGTACGTGATGCTGGAGCGCTGCCTGCGCGTGAACGCCGGCACGCCGGACGAGACGGGCGCCTTCCTCGACGCGCTCCGGTCGATCATGGGTGACGCACGATGA